One Corynebacterium uterequi DNA segment encodes these proteins:
- the der gene encoding bifunctional cytidylate kinase/GTPase Der, producing the protein MNDQTVANLPDGGLLLAVDGPSGTGKSTTCRAVAKALDAKYIDTGAMYRVATLAVLRAGIDPADTDAVIAATADLPLTVNDDPDATDVILGGEDVSAEIRGPEVTSAVSAVSAIPQVRENLVALQRDLAYSAHRAVVEGRDIGTVVLSEAPAKAFLTADAEVRAQRRYDQDVAAGRDVSFEEVLAAVVRRDELDSSRATSPLRPAEDAVVIDTSSMGPEEVQQALIDLVAESAYEDSDYDDADDYSDTEWAEVEHQLGIERPDMITEALPTVAIVGRPNVGKSTLVNRFIARREAVVEDFPGVTRDRISYITDWGGRRFWVQDTGGWDPNTKGIHAAIARQAEAAMVEADVIVMVVDTTVGVTETDAVMANNLKRAEQPVILVANKFESDSQYADMAEFYALGLGDPWPVSALHGRGGADVLDEILAAFPEVPRATSITDGPRRVALVGRPNVGKSSLLNKFAREERSVVDNVAGTTVDPVDSIIELDEQTWRFVDTAGLRKKVKTASGHEYYASLRTQNAIDAAEVCVVLVDSSQPISEQDQRVLSMVLDAGKAVVLAFNKWDLMDENRRYYFDREFEETMSHVPWVTRVNISAKTGRALQKLEPAMIEALESWDQRISTGQLNNWLREAIAANPPPMNNNRLPKVLFATQVSTRPPTIVLFTTGFLDAGYRRYLERKFRERFGFHGTPVRIAVRVRERRSRP; encoded by the coding sequence ATGAACGATCAGACCGTGGCTAATCTCCCGGATGGCGGGCTGCTGCTCGCCGTCGACGGCCCGTCCGGCACGGGTAAGTCCACCACTTGCCGCGCCGTGGCCAAGGCACTTGACGCCAAGTACATCGACACGGGTGCGATGTACCGGGTCGCCACCCTCGCGGTGCTGCGGGCCGGCATCGACCCTGCGGACACCGACGCCGTCATCGCGGCGACGGCCGATCTCCCACTGACGGTCAACGATGATCCCGACGCCACCGACGTCATCCTCGGCGGCGAGGACGTCTCCGCGGAAATCCGTGGGCCGGAAGTGACCAGCGCCGTGTCCGCAGTGTCAGCGATCCCGCAGGTGCGGGAGAACCTTGTGGCCCTTCAACGCGACCTGGCCTACTCGGCCCACCGCGCCGTCGTCGAGGGACGCGACATCGGGACCGTGGTGCTCAGTGAGGCGCCAGCCAAAGCTTTCCTCACCGCCGACGCGGAGGTCCGCGCTCAGCGTCGCTACGATCAGGACGTGGCCGCCGGCCGCGACGTTTCCTTCGAGGAGGTGCTGGCGGCCGTCGTCCGCCGCGACGAGCTGGACTCCTCGCGTGCGACGAGCCCGCTGCGGCCCGCCGAGGACGCCGTGGTCATCGATACCTCCTCGATGGGCCCTGAGGAGGTCCAGCAGGCGCTGATCGACCTGGTTGCGGAGTCGGCCTACGAGGATTCGGACTACGACGACGCCGACGACTACTCGGACACCGAATGGGCGGAAGTGGAGCATCAGCTCGGCATCGAGCGCCCGGACATGATTACCGAGGCACTGCCCACGGTGGCGATCGTCGGCCGGCCCAACGTCGGCAAGTCCACCCTCGTTAACCGCTTCATCGCCCGCCGCGAAGCGGTGGTGGAGGACTTCCCCGGGGTTACCCGGGACCGCATTTCCTACATCACCGACTGGGGCGGACGGCGCTTCTGGGTGCAAGACACCGGCGGCTGGGATCCGAACACCAAGGGCATCCACGCGGCGATCGCCCGGCAGGCGGAGGCCGCTATGGTCGAGGCGGACGTCATCGTCATGGTCGTGGACACCACCGTCGGTGTCACCGAGACGGACGCTGTCATGGCCAACAACCTTAAGCGGGCCGAGCAACCGGTCATCCTCGTCGCCAACAAGTTTGAATCCGACAGCCAGTACGCGGACATGGCCGAGTTCTATGCCCTCGGTCTCGGCGACCCCTGGCCGGTGTCGGCGCTGCACGGCCGCGGGGGAGCGGACGTCCTCGACGAGATCCTCGCCGCCTTTCCCGAGGTCCCCCGGGCGACCTCCATCACCGACGGCCCGCGTCGCGTCGCGCTCGTGGGCCGGCCGAACGTGGGTAAGTCCTCGCTGCTCAACAAGTTCGCCCGGGAGGAACGCTCGGTGGTCGACAACGTCGCGGGAACGACGGTAGACCCGGTCGACTCCATCATTGAGCTTGACGAACAGACATGGCGTTTCGTGGACACCGCCGGGCTGCGCAAGAAGGTCAAGACCGCGAGCGGCCATGAGTACTACGCGAGCCTGCGTACCCAAAATGCCATCGACGCCGCCGAGGTGTGCGTTGTGCTCGTCGACTCCTCTCAGCCGATCTCGGAGCAGGACCAGCGTGTGCTGTCCATGGTGCTCGACGCCGGCAAGGCCGTCGTCCTCGCCTTCAACAAGTGGGACCTCATGGACGAGAACCGCCGGTACTACTTCGACCGCGAGTTTGAAGAGACCATGAGCCACGTGCCGTGGGTCACTCGTGTGAACATCTCGGCGAAGACCGGCCGCGCCCTGCAGAAGCTGGAGCCGGCGATGATCGAGGCCCTGGAGAGCTGGGACCAGCGCATCTCCACCGGTCAGCTCAACAATTGGCTGCGGGAAGCCATCGCCGCGAATCCGCCGCCGATGAACAACAATCGACTGCCCAAGGTGCTCTTTGCCACCCAGGTTTCGACTCGCCCTCCGACAATCGTGCTGTTTACCACCGGGTTTTTGGATGCGGGTTACCGCCGCTATCTGGAACGGAAGTTCCGCGAACGCTTCGGCTTCCACGGCACGCCGGTGCGCATCGCGGTGCGGGTGCGCGAACGCCGATCCCGCCCGTAG
- a CDS encoding class I SAM-dependent methyltransferase, with the protein MQTQNYRPPSAKHAPTFHDAAHRWHSAQAFAAGADVYDSVRPGYPKEVGDLVAGFRRVVDIGAGTGKLTTALRDRGHDVVAVDPSPDMTRVLSHVHGIPAWRATAEATALAAGSVDAATIAQTWHWVDVPAASRELHRVVRAGGRVVLVWNTLDVSHPWVLRLARIMHSGDIHAEGFVPDIAGPWAMVDERRLRWAQHLRAEDLFLLAQTRSYWLRSREAIRQRVSDNLAWYLYERLRFHPDQLLALPYRTDAFVLERVS; encoded by the coding sequence ATGCAGACGCAGAATTACCGGCCGCCCTCCGCCAAACACGCCCCCACTTTCCACGACGCCGCCCACCGCTGGCACAGCGCCCAAGCGTTCGCTGCGGGGGCCGACGTCTATGACTCAGTGCGCCCGGGCTACCCCAAAGAGGTCGGGGACCTCGTCGCGGGGTTTCGGCGCGTGGTTGACATCGGCGCCGGAACCGGCAAGCTCACCACCGCGTTGCGCGACCGCGGCCACGACGTCGTTGCCGTGGACCCCTCGCCAGATATGACACGGGTCCTAAGTCACGTCCACGGCATCCCGGCGTGGCGCGCCACGGCGGAGGCGACCGCCTTGGCGGCGGGCAGCGTCGACGCCGCAACGATTGCCCAAACGTGGCACTGGGTGGACGTGCCGGCGGCGTCTCGGGAGCTTCACCGGGTGGTGCGTGCCGGCGGCCGGGTGGTGCTGGTATGGAATACCCTCGACGTCTCCCACCCGTGGGTACTGCGGTTAGCGCGAATCATGCACTCCGGCGATATTCACGCCGAGGGCTTCGTCCCCGACATCGCCGGCCCGTGGGCGATGGTCGATGAGCGACGGCTGCGGTGGGCGCAGCACCTTCGCGCAGAGGACCTTTTTCTCCTGGCGCAAACCCGGTCCTACTGGCTGCGCTCCCGGGAGGCGATTCGGCAACGGGTGAGCGATAACCTCGCCTGGTACCTGTACGAGCGGTTAAGGTTTCACCCCGACCAGCTCCTCGCTCTGCCCTATCGCACGGACGCGTTCGTTCTCGAACGCGTCTCCTAG
- a CDS encoding ABC transporter transmembrane domain-containing protein yields MPGLPEPTDSRWLLKTVLSRPRLTVPAAACIAIGFVCNGLIPVLVGRAIDRGIATGDARVVLGYGAAIGLTYLTNVSLTWFGRTWTQKAILTAGHDIRMAVTDRIHHPRGLAGQRRTAGELLSIASTDTNRVASAVFMTVLPVAELTAIIYASAMTMTMHVPLGIGVLIGGPITVIIALRAAAPLRRASSRRQRALADASSMATDVVKGLRILKGLGAIVTVRSRYQYASHSAYQATVGANAAQARLNAVTEIVGSLYIILIALAAALLAVHGQLTLGELVTAIGLTQFIIHPMTMFGRNLASRWAPAQASAERVTDVLAADYRLPEESTPIPQLPPGLTVVPEVPTELLTAPRERVLVVPHTADLFDGTVAENIHPDRPTARRALHVAAAADIPGGLDKQVGESGSLLSGGQRQRVALARAVAADADILVLTDPTTAVDSVTEQRIVDNIVRHRGARPTVVVTSSPAWLAAGGRHE; encoded by the coding sequence ATGCCCGGCCTCCCCGAACCCACCGATTCCCGCTGGCTGCTCAAAACGGTGCTGTCGCGCCCGCGGCTGACCGTCCCCGCCGCCGCCTGCATCGCTATCGGATTCGTGTGTAACGGCCTGATCCCCGTGCTCGTTGGTCGGGCGATTGATCGCGGCATCGCCACCGGCGACGCCCGGGTGGTACTCGGCTACGGCGCCGCCATTGGCCTGACCTACCTCACGAATGTGTCGCTGACGTGGTTCGGGCGCACGTGGACGCAGAAGGCCATTCTCACGGCGGGACACGACATCCGCATGGCCGTGACGGATCGGATCCATCACCCTCGCGGTCTCGCCGGACAACGACGCACCGCCGGGGAGCTTTTGTCCATCGCCTCCACAGACACGAACCGGGTTGCCAGCGCGGTGTTTATGACCGTGCTGCCGGTGGCGGAGCTGACCGCGATCATCTACGCCTCAGCGATGACTATGACCATGCACGTACCCCTCGGGATCGGAGTGCTCATCGGCGGCCCCATCACCGTCATCATCGCTCTGCGCGCCGCCGCGCCGCTGCGTCGGGCGTCGTCTCGCCGCCAGCGAGCCCTCGCAGATGCCTCGTCGATGGCTACCGACGTGGTCAAGGGGCTACGCATCCTCAAAGGCTTGGGAGCAATTGTCACGGTGCGCTCCCGCTATCAGTACGCCTCACATTCCGCTTACCAGGCGACGGTAGGAGCCAACGCGGCCCAGGCTCGCCTCAACGCCGTCACGGAGATCGTGGGCTCCTTGTATATCATCCTCATCGCCCTCGCCGCCGCGCTGCTCGCCGTGCACGGTCAGCTCACCCTCGGGGAATTGGTGACCGCCATCGGCCTCACGCAGTTCATCATCCACCCCATGACGATGTTCGGTCGCAACCTCGCCTCCCGGTGGGCCCCGGCGCAGGCATCGGCGGAGAGGGTCACCGACGTCCTCGCCGCCGACTACCGGCTTCCCGAGGAATCGACACCGATTCCGCAGCTGCCACCCGGGCTCACCGTCGTGCCGGAGGTGCCTACGGAACTCCTCACTGCGCCTCGTGAACGAGTACTCGTCGTCCCCCACACAGCAGACCTCTTCGACGGCACCGTTGCGGAGAATATTCACCCGGACCGACCTACGGCGCGCCGGGCTCTCCACGTCGCCGCGGCGGCCGACATCCCGGGAGGGCTCGACAAGCAGGTGGGGGAGTCCGGGTCCCTGCTCTCCGGTGGGCAGCGTCAGCGTGTGGCCTTGGCCCGGGCGGTGGCCGCCGACGCGGACATCCTCGTCCTCACCGACCCCACTACCGCGGTGGATTCGGTGACGGAACAGCGCATCGTCGACAACATCGTTCGCCATCGTGGTGCACGGCCAACGGTGGTCGTCACCTCCTCTCCGGCGTGGCTCGCAGCGGGTGGTCGCCATGAGTAG
- a CDS encoding ABC transporter ATP-binding protein, which produces MSSQRFPVATFAEVRRTVSEILRRHRHARVITTAAVVLMSVGALLNVAVPLQLGWLVDTVAAGAEEAVGRIAVGLIAAAAGAAVASAIGFYVLSRLSERVIADLREEMVGTALGLPVHRVEEAGTGDLVSRATDDVAEVSTAITETLPALAAAAFTLSATGVALVGLQWQFLIIPAVTAPLYVLMGRAYLRRAPVRYAAERAAMADRARQVLEAIHGRHTIRAFAMEDATRRKVAASSQAVVDHGLSARRTMIALQCQVTGVDFVNVTLGLGVGYVCVARGDLSVGAATAAMFMLLRLRGPVAQIMRVLDSFQSGYASLTRIVGVIAHPPKAQPDSGAPAARGEVAVTDATLSYGDVVAVDGVSLNIPVGGSVALVGASGAGKSSLAALLAGWRLPDSGHVRVDGVNVSEFSDEERVGRIAMVSQEVHVFSGTLRDDLLLAAPSATDSELLDALDAVGAGWARELPKGLDTVVGSRGRQLVPVQAQQLALARMLLLDPAFVILDEATAESGSASAGCLEHAADVVTAGRTALIVAHRLDQAEAADRVVVMEDGRIVEHGPHRELVAAGGRYSEMWRAWSAGR; this is translated from the coding sequence ATGAGTAGCCAACGCTTCCCCGTGGCCACCTTCGCAGAAGTGCGCCGCACGGTCAGCGAGATTCTCCGCCGCCACCGCCACGCCCGGGTGATCACCACGGCTGCGGTCGTGCTCATGAGCGTCGGAGCGTTGCTTAACGTGGCCGTGCCGCTGCAGCTCGGTTGGCTCGTCGACACCGTCGCCGCCGGCGCCGAGGAGGCCGTGGGGCGAATCGCTGTGGGGCTCATCGCCGCGGCAGCAGGGGCCGCCGTTGCGTCGGCCATCGGGTTTTACGTGCTCTCGCGGCTGAGCGAGCGGGTCATCGCCGATCTTCGCGAGGAGATGGTCGGCACCGCGCTGGGACTACCGGTGCACCGGGTGGAAGAGGCAGGCACCGGGGATCTCGTCTCCCGGGCCACGGACGACGTCGCCGAGGTCTCCACCGCGATTACCGAGACATTGCCCGCGCTGGCGGCCGCCGCCTTCACCCTCAGCGCGACGGGAGTGGCACTCGTCGGGCTGCAGTGGCAATTCCTGATCATCCCGGCGGTCACCGCGCCGCTCTACGTACTTATGGGGCGGGCGTACCTTCGTCGGGCCCCGGTCCGCTATGCCGCGGAGCGCGCCGCCATGGCGGACCGTGCCCGACAAGTGCTTGAGGCTATCCATGGCCGTCACACCATCAGAGCCTTCGCCATGGAGGATGCCACCCGCCGCAAGGTCGCGGCATCCTCGCAGGCAGTCGTCGACCATGGCCTGTCCGCCCGCCGCACCATGATTGCCCTGCAATGCCAGGTGACTGGTGTGGACTTCGTGAACGTCACTCTGGGGCTCGGGGTGGGATACGTGTGCGTAGCCCGGGGAGACCTCTCCGTCGGCGCGGCGACGGCGGCCATGTTCATGCTGCTGCGCCTGCGCGGACCGGTCGCCCAAATTATGCGCGTGCTGGACAGCTTCCAGTCCGGGTATGCGTCGCTGACCCGCATCGTCGGCGTGATCGCGCATCCCCCGAAGGCACAGCCGGACTCCGGGGCGCCCGCCGCCCGCGGGGAGGTAGCAGTCACCGACGCCACCCTGTCTTATGGTGACGTCGTGGCCGTCGATGGCGTGAGCCTGAACATCCCAGTCGGCGGTAGCGTCGCCCTGGTGGGAGCGTCCGGAGCGGGGAAATCGAGCCTCGCCGCCTTGCTCGCCGGGTGGCGACTGCCGGATAGTGGCCACGTGCGCGTCGACGGCGTCAACGTTTCCGAGTTCTCCGACGAGGAACGGGTTGGGCGCATTGCCATGGTGTCGCAAGAGGTTCACGTTTTCTCAGGCACTTTGCGCGACGACCTCTTACTCGCCGCGCCGTCGGCCACTGACTCCGAGCTGCTCGACGCTCTCGACGCGGTCGGAGCCGGCTGGGCGCGCGAGCTACCGAAAGGGCTCGACACCGTGGTCGGCTCTCGGGGGCGCCAGCTCGTGCCCGTGCAGGCTCAACAGTTAGCTCTCGCGCGTATGCTGCTGCTGGACCCGGCGTTCGTCATCCTCGACGAAGCCACTGCGGAATCCGGCTCCGCCAGCGCCGGGTGCCTTGAACACGCGGCCGACGTTGTCACCGCCGGGCGCACGGCACTCATCGTGGCACACCGGTTAGACCAAGCCGAGGCAGCAGACCGTGTGGTGGTCATGGAGGACGGGCGCATCGTGGAGCACGGACCGCACCGGGAGCTAGTGGCCGCCGGCGGCCGATATTCGGAGATGTGGCGCGCCTGGTCCGCCGGCCGGTGA
- a CDS encoding diacylglycerol/lipid kinase family protein, which translates to MDTSSSSRCQAVIVYNPVKVEQEELQAMIAPVAEEHGWEVSWVETEEDSPGAQQASEAAEGGAEMVIACGGDGTVRSVAEGLKGTDAALGIFPQGTGNLLARNLGLPLDLDEAVKVAFTGTERVIDFGRADITRPDGNEESLMFTVMAGVGIDAQMIVNTDDDLKKKAGVFAYAVAVAKSLGGGQRLKVEHALDDKAPKKSRAHSVIAGNCGELVGAVELIPDAEPDDGLLDIVVLRPKGVIGWLPIVGRIVGQMILKTYRQMRGISNREGGKVRDMRSMRYLTGKKFWAKLNRPEEFEVDGDTVGEVTEFTISLENASLKVRVPAE; encoded by the coding sequence ATGGATACATCCTCATCGTCGCGATGCCAAGCCGTCATCGTCTACAACCCGGTCAAGGTAGAGCAGGAAGAGCTGCAGGCGATGATCGCGCCCGTGGCCGAGGAACACGGCTGGGAGGTGTCCTGGGTCGAAACGGAGGAGGATAGCCCCGGCGCACAGCAAGCCAGTGAGGCCGCCGAGGGTGGCGCCGAGATGGTAATTGCCTGCGGCGGCGACGGCACTGTTCGCTCCGTTGCCGAAGGTCTGAAGGGCACCGACGCCGCGCTGGGCATCTTCCCGCAGGGCACGGGCAACCTGCTGGCCCGGAACTTAGGTCTGCCGCTGGATCTCGATGAGGCGGTGAAGGTGGCCTTCACCGGCACGGAGCGGGTGATCGACTTCGGCCGGGCGGATATCACCCGGCCCGACGGCAACGAAGAGAGCCTGATGTTCACCGTCATGGCGGGCGTGGGCATCGACGCGCAGATGATCGTCAACACCGACGATGATCTGAAGAAGAAGGCGGGTGTCTTCGCCTACGCGGTGGCAGTAGCGAAGTCTCTTGGCGGCGGTCAGCGGCTCAAAGTCGAGCACGCGTTAGATGATAAGGCCCCGAAGAAGTCTCGAGCACACTCCGTCATTGCGGGTAACTGCGGTGAGCTCGTCGGCGCCGTCGAGCTGATTCCCGACGCGGAGCCGGACGATGGCCTGCTCGACATCGTGGTGCTGCGCCCCAAGGGCGTCATTGGCTGGCTGCCGATTGTGGGACGCATCGTCGGCCAGATGATCCTCAAGACCTACCGTCAGATGCGCGGCATCTCGAACCGGGAGGGAGGCAAGGTGCGAGATATGCGCTCCATGCGCTACCTCACGGGCAAAAAGTTCTGGGCGAAGCTCAACCGGCCGGAGGAGTTCGAGGTGGATGGCGACACGGTCGGCGAAGTCACCGAATTCACCATCAGCCTGGAAAACGCGTCGTTGAAGGTTCGCGTACCCGCCGAATAG
- a CDS encoding YchJ family protein produces the protein MPLIESTFPASKRCPCGTGLTYSECCGVYHGSTRKPAPTAVALMRSRFSAFVVGDAEYLLRTWHPLSRPERLDLSDSPIRFYRLDIHDTVAGGPFDSAGVVEFEAFYKGTSVGSQRERSRFERGSDGVWYYVDGDVS, from the coding sequence ATGCCGCTGATTGAGTCCACCTTTCCCGCCTCGAAGCGCTGCCCCTGCGGCACGGGTTTGACGTACAGCGAGTGCTGTGGGGTTTATCACGGGTCGACGCGCAAGCCGGCGCCGACGGCAGTGGCGCTCATGCGTTCGCGCTTTAGCGCCTTCGTCGTCGGCGATGCCGAGTACCTCCTGCGCACGTGGCATCCTCTGTCCCGGCCGGAACGGCTCGACCTGAGTGACTCCCCCATCCGCTTCTACCGACTGGATATTCACGACACTGTCGCCGGTGGCCCCTTCGACTCCGCCGGGGTGGTCGAATTCGAAGCGTTTTACAAGGGCACGTCGGTGGGCAGCCAGCGGGAACGCTCGCGCTTCGAGCGAGGTTCGGACGGCGTGTGGTACTACGTCGACGGCGACGTGTCTTAG
- the secA2 gene encoding accessory Sec system translocase SecA2, with the protein MGAFNWFWKAMGAQSERNDASSKKIVAGSEERAVELAALDDAALAARARGVVRDGRIIDKVEFLAVLSVASARTVGLSPFNSQLQAVLRLLEGDVIHMATGEGKTLVGAMSATGFALTGQRVHVMTVNNYLAARDAEWMRPLVSFFGLSVAAVTEKLSAEERRRAYGADIVYAPVAEIGFDVLRDGQATSRADEVLSPAEVALVDEADSVLVDEALVPLVLAGSVKGQQSTGEITAAVAQLEEGRHYRIDSDRRNVFLTDAGAHALERALGVDSLYGDEALGNILVRVNLALHAKALLIRDVHYLVADGKVALIDASRGRVADLQRWPDGLHAAVEAKEGLSVSDGGRILDQITLQALMGRYPSVCGMTGTAVEAVDQLREFYDLRVSVIDRHKPLQRVDEPDRVYATAGEKNAAIVHAIVEIHATGQPVLIGTHDVAESELLTDALADHGIACQVLNAKNDEEEAGIIARAGERGRVTVSTQMAGRGTDIRLGEGVAELGGLVVIATSRHRSSRLDNQLRGRAGRQGDPGRTLTFVSLDDDVVRTGGGDTAFSAVPDEHGLIDSAKAREFVEHCQRVTEGQLLTIHAQTWKYNKLLADQREIIGTRRDNLLDTDRALAELRERAGQRAQKLAHLDEHVLADAARQIMLFHLDDEWAEHLAIMDDVRESIHLRAIAKETPIDEFHRIAIREFKDLAQRAVDRAVETFQTVDIDAEGAHLGDGGLARPSATWTYMVSDNPLAGGGNGALSTMESFFS; encoded by the coding sequence GTGGGAGCATTTAACTGGTTCTGGAAGGCGATGGGCGCGCAGTCGGAGCGCAACGACGCCTCGTCGAAGAAGATCGTCGCCGGCTCGGAAGAGCGAGCCGTAGAGCTGGCTGCGCTCGACGATGCCGCGCTCGCCGCCCGAGCGCGTGGCGTGGTGCGCGACGGCCGCATCATCGACAAGGTGGAATTCCTTGCGGTGCTGTCGGTAGCCTCGGCGCGCACCGTGGGCCTGAGCCCCTTTAACTCACAGCTACAGGCGGTGCTGCGCCTGCTGGAGGGCGACGTCATCCACATGGCCACCGGTGAGGGTAAAACCCTGGTGGGGGCCATGTCTGCTACTGGTTTCGCTCTCACCGGCCAGCGCGTCCACGTCATGACCGTCAACAATTACCTGGCGGCGCGCGATGCGGAGTGGATGCGGCCGTTGGTGTCTTTCTTTGGGCTCAGCGTCGCTGCTGTGACCGAAAAGCTCTCTGCCGAGGAACGTCGCCGCGCGTACGGCGCCGACATTGTGTACGCGCCGGTAGCCGAGATCGGCTTCGACGTCCTGCGCGACGGCCAGGCGACGTCTCGTGCTGACGAGGTGCTCTCCCCGGCCGAGGTGGCGCTCGTCGACGAAGCGGATTCGGTGCTCGTCGACGAGGCCTTGGTGCCGCTGGTGCTGGCCGGTTCCGTCAAGGGGCAGCAGTCCACCGGGGAGATAACCGCCGCCGTCGCTCAGCTTGAGGAGGGGCGTCATTACCGGATCGATTCTGACCGGCGCAATGTCTTCCTTACCGATGCTGGCGCCCACGCCCTCGAACGCGCGCTGGGTGTGGATTCGCTCTACGGCGACGAAGCTCTGGGCAATATTCTCGTGCGCGTCAACCTCGCTCTGCATGCGAAGGCGCTGCTTATCCGCGATGTTCACTATCTTGTCGCCGACGGCAAAGTCGCACTCATCGACGCCTCGCGGGGGCGGGTGGCTGATCTACAGCGGTGGCCGGACGGTCTCCACGCAGCGGTGGAGGCAAAGGAAGGGCTGAGTGTCTCCGATGGTGGGCGGATCCTGGACCAGATCACGCTCCAGGCCCTCATGGGTCGCTACCCGTCCGTGTGCGGCATGACCGGCACCGCGGTGGAGGCCGTGGATCAGCTGCGGGAGTTTTATGACCTCCGGGTGTCGGTGATCGACCGTCACAAGCCGTTGCAGCGGGTGGATGAACCCGACCGCGTCTACGCCACCGCGGGGGAGAAGAACGCCGCAATTGTTCACGCCATCGTTGAGATTCATGCGACTGGGCAGCCCGTGCTCATCGGCACCCATGACGTAGCCGAGAGTGAGCTCCTTACCGATGCCCTCGCCGATCACGGCATCGCCTGCCAGGTGCTCAACGCGAAGAACGACGAAGAGGAGGCGGGAATCATCGCCCGGGCTGGGGAACGCGGTCGGGTGACCGTCTCTACCCAGATGGCTGGTCGCGGCACAGACATCCGCCTCGGCGAAGGAGTCGCGGAACTCGGCGGATTGGTGGTGATCGCCACGTCGCGGCACCGCTCGTCGCGCCTCGACAACCAGCTGCGAGGCCGCGCCGGCCGGCAGGGCGACCCGGGCCGGACACTGACTTTCGTCTCCCTCGACGACGATGTCGTGCGCACCGGTGGCGGCGACACTGCCTTTAGCGCCGTCCCGGACGAGCACGGCCTCATCGATTCTGCGAAGGCTCGGGAGTTCGTCGAACACTGCCAGCGGGTCACTGAGGGGCAGCTGCTGACGATCCATGCGCAAACCTGGAAGTACAACAAGCTCTTGGCAGATCAGCGCGAGATCATCGGAACCCGCCGCGACAATCTCCTGGACACTGACCGCGCGCTGGCGGAGCTGCGGGAGCGCGCGGGTCAGCGCGCGCAGAAACTGGCGCACCTCGACGAGCATGTGCTTGCCGACGCCGCCCGTCAGATCATGCTTTTCCATCTCGATGACGAGTGGGCCGAACACCTGGCGATCATGGACGACGTCCGTGAGTCCATTCACTTGCGGGCCATCGCCAAGGAAACTCCCATTGACGAGTTCCACCGCATAGCGATCCGGGAGTTTAAGGACTTAGCGCAGCGCGCCGTGGATCGGGCGGTGGAGACGTTCCAGACCGTCGACATCGACGCGGAGGGCGCCCACCTCGGCGACGGTGGCCTAGCCCGGCCGTCGGCGACGTGGACCTATATGGTGTCTGACAATCCGCTAGCCGGCGGCGGAAATGGGGCGCTGTCAACGATGGAGAGCTTCTTTAGCTAG
- the odhI gene encoding oxoglutarate dehydrogenase inhibitor Odhl: protein MSDNIGAPEAQVETTSVFRSDLLKEADQAATVAPKDNGSEVPQGQALLVVKRGPNAGARFLLDQAVTTAGRHPEADIFLDDVTVSRRHAEFRISEGTFEVVDVGSLNGTYVNREPRNSQLLSSGDEVQIGKFRLVFLAAK from the coding sequence ATGAGTGACAACATTGGCGCTCCCGAGGCCCAGGTGGAGACCACATCGGTCTTCCGTTCCGACCTGCTCAAGGAAGCAGACCAGGCTGCCACCGTGGCGCCGAAGGACAACGGCAGCGAGGTCCCTCAGGGGCAGGCGCTGCTCGTGGTCAAGCGGGGGCCCAATGCCGGTGCCCGGTTCCTGTTGGACCAGGCGGTGACCACGGCGGGCCGCCACCCGGAGGCGGACATCTTCCTCGATGATGTGACCGTGTCCCGGCGCCACGCCGAGTTCCGGATCAGCGAAGGAACGTTTGAAGTCGTGGACGTCGGATCGCTTAATGGCACCTACGTGAATCGCGAGCCGCGTAACTCTCAGCTGCTGAGCAGCGGCGATGAGGTCCAGATCGGCAAGTTCCGGCTGGTTTTCCTGGCCGCTAAGTAA